Genomic segment of Parageobacillus genomosp. 1:
TAAGTTTGAATCGGCGAATCGCCGTCTTGGCACGCAAATGAAAGCGACAGGCGAAGTGATGGCGATCGGACGGACGTTCGAGGAATCGCTGTTAAAAGCGGTGCGTTCTTTAGAGACGGGCGTTTACCACCTTGAACTCAAGGATGTGGAAAACATATCGGATGAATTAATCGAAAAACGGATTCGCAAAGCGGGAGATGAGCGTCTCTTCTATATTGCCGAAGCGCTGCGCCGCGGCTTTACTGTCGAGCAAATTTATGAATGGAGCCAAATTGACCGCTTTTTCTTAACCAAAATCGAAAACATCGTCCGTTTTGAAACCGTCATCCGTGATTATAAGGGAGATATCGAAGTGCTGCGGAAAGCGAAACAAATGGGCTTCTCCGATGTAGCGATCGCCAAGCTTTGGAATAAAAGCGAGCGCGACATCTATGAGATGCGCAAACAAGCAGGAATCATTCCTGTATATAAAATGGTGGACACGTGCGCGGCGGAATTTGAATCAGAAACGCCGTATTACTACAGCACGTACGAAGACGAAAACGAATCGGTCGTTACTGCCCGCGAAAGCGTCGTGGTGCTTGGTTCCGGACCGATTCGCATCGGACAAGGCATTGAATTCGATTATGCGACCGTTCATTCCGTCTGGGCGATTAAAGAAGCAGGCTACGAAGCGATTATTATCAACAACAATCCGGAAACGGTGTCGACTGACTTCAGCATATCGGACAAGTTGTATTTCGAGCCGTTAACAATCGAGGATGTGATGCATGTCATTGACCTAGAAAAGCCAGTTGGAGTCATCGTTCAGTTCGGCGGCCAAACGGCGATCAACCTAGCGGCGGAATTAGCGGCGCGCGGCGTCCGCATTTTAGGAACGTCGCTAGAGGATTTAGACCGCGCCGAAGACCGTGACAAATTTGAACAAACGTTATCGGAGCTAGGTATCCCGCAGCCGCAAGGAAAAACGGCCTTTTCCGTCGAGGAAGCGGTGCGGATTGCCGAGGAAATCGGCTATCCGGTGCTCGTCCGTCCATCGTACGTGCTCGGCGGCCGCGCAATGGAAATCGTCTATCAAGAGGAGGAACTATTGCACTACATGGAGCACGCCGTCAAAGTCAATCCGCAGCATCCAGTGCTCATCGACCGCTATTTAATCGGAAAAGAAATCGAAGTGGACGCGATTTCTGACGGAGAAACGGTGTTTATCCCGGGCATTATGGAACATATCGAACGGGCCGGCGTTCACTCGGGCGACTCGATCGCTGTTTATCCACCGCAAACGTTAACGAAGGACATCAAGCAAAAAATCGTTGATTACACGATTAAACTGGCAAGAGGCTTGCGCATTGTCGGGCTGTTAAACATTCAGTTTGTCATGTACCAAAATGAAGTATACGTGCTCGAAGTCAATCCGCGTTCCAGCCGCACGGTGCCGTTTTTAAGCAAAATTACCGGCGTGCCGATGGCCAACATCGCCACGAAAGTCATTTTAGGCGCGAAGCTCGCGGGACTTGGCTATGAAACGGGCTTGAAACAAGAAAGCGAAGGCGTATACGTGAAAGCGCCGGTCTTCTCATTCGCGAAACTGCGCAACGTCGATATTTCGCTCGGCCCGGAAATGAAATCAACCGGCGAAGTGATCGGCAAAGACGCGACCTTTGAAAAGGCGCTCTATAAAGGACTCGTCGCCTCAGGCATTCATATTCGCCCGTACGGAGCGGTGTTGTTGACGGTCGCTGATAAAGATAAAGAAGACGCGATTGAACTTGCAAGACGTTTCTATCAAATTGGCTATCAACTGCTTGCGACAAACGGCACGGCGGAAGCGTTAAAAGCGGCGGGCATTCCGGTAACTGTCGTCAATAAAATCCATTCCGCATCGCCAAACATTTTAGATGTCATTCGTCAAGGAAAAGCGCAAGTTGTCATTAACACGCTGACGAAAGGAAAACAGCCGGAAAGCGACGGCTTCCGCATCCGCCGCGAAGCGGTCGAAAACGGCATTCCATGTTTAACCTCGCTCGATACGGCGCGGGCGATGCTGCAAGTGATCGAATCGATGACGTTTTCGACGACGGCGATGACGCAAGGGCTGGTGCGCGCATGATGAAGCGGGAACCAATGACGATCGTTCGCCACAAACCGATTGCGAAAAACATTTATGAACTAACGTTAAGCGGCCGTTTAGTTGAAGAAATGAATGCACCGGGGCAATTTGTCCATGTGAAAGTGACTCCGCAAACGGATCCGCTTTTGCGCCGTCCGCTTAGCCTTTGCCGCATCGATCAAGACGCGAGGGAATGTACACTTATTTACCGGAAAGAAGGAATTGGCACGACATTGCTTTCGGAAAAACGGCCAGGGGAAACGGTCGATGTGCTCGGCCCGCTCGGAAACGGATTTCCGCTTGACGCTGTTGCGAAAGGACAGCGTGCGCTTCTTGTCGGCGGGGGCATCGGTGTCCCGCCGCTTTATGAACTAGCAAAGTGGCTTGTGAAAAAAGAAGTGACGGTGACAAGCGTGCTCGGCTTTCAAACGAAAGAGGTCGTCTTTTATGAACGGGAGTTTGCCGAGTTCGGGGAAACGTATATCGCTACTGTCGATGGCTCTTACGGAACGAAAGGATTTGTCACCGATGTCATCAATGAACGGGCGATTTCGTTTGACGTCTTGTACGCGTGCGGCCCGAAACCGATGTTAAAAGCGCTGGAACAAGCGTTTCCGCACAAAGAAGTATATCTTTCGCTGGAAGAGCGGATGGGCTGCGGCATCGGCGCCTGTTTTGCCTGCGTCTGTCACGTCCCTGGCAGCGAAACAGCGTATAAGAAAGTATGCAGTGACGGTCCTGTGTTTAAAGCCGGGGAGGTGGTATTATGAACCGCTTAGCGGTCGAATTGCCGGGACTTTCATTGAAAAATCCGATTATGCCGGCGTCAGGCTGCTTCGGTTTTGGTCGTGAATACGCGCGCTTTTACGATTTAAGCGTGCTTGGCGCAATAATGATTAAAGCGACGACGAGGGAGCCGCGCTTTGGCAACCCGACGCCAAGAGTCGCGGAGACGCCAAGCGGGATGCTGAATGCGATCGGCTTGCAAAATCCTGGCTTAGAAAAAGTAATGGAAGAAGAGCTGCCATGGCTTGCCCAATTTGACGTACCGATTATTGCCAACATTGCCGGCTCGACGATGGAGGAATATGTCGAAGTTGCCAAACATATTTCCAAAGCGCCAAATGTTCATGCGCTTGAACTGAACATTTCATGTCCAAACGTCAAAAAAGGCGGGATTGCGTTTGGTACTGTTCCTGAGATTGCCGCGGAATTGACGAAACTCGTGAAAGAAGTTTCCGAAGTACCTGTCTATGTCAAGCTCTCGCCAAATGTGACGAACATTGTCGAAATGGCGAAAGCGATTGAAGCGGCGGGCGCAGACGGACTAACGATGATTAATACGCTTCTTGGCATGCGCATCGATGTGAAAACCGCCAAGCCGATTTTGGCGAACCGAACCGGAGGTTTATCGGGACCGGCGATTAAGCCGATTGCGATCCGCATGATTTATGAAGTCAGCCAAGCCGTTTCGATTCCGATTATCGGCATGGGCGGCATTCAAACAGCCGAAGATGTGATTGAGTTTTTCTACGCCGGCGCCAGCGCCGTCGCAATTGGAACGGCGAATTTTATCGACCCGTTCGTCTGCCCGAACATTATTGCTGAACTGCCGGCACTTTTGGATGAGCTTGGCATCGGCCATATTTCCGAATGCACGGGAAGGAGCTGGAAAAAAGGTGGACCATCCGTTTATTGTGGCGCTTGATTTTCCGACATTAGAGGAGGCAAAAACGTTTTTACAATCGTTTCCGCATGAATCGTTATTCGTCAAAGTCGGCATGGAATTATACTATCAAGAAGGTCCCGCAATCATCCATTACTTAAAAGATCAAGGACACCGCATTTTCCTTGATTTAAAGCTGCATGACATTCCGAATACGGTCAAGCGCGCCATGCAGGGATTAGCCCGTTTAGGAGTCGATTTAGTCAACGTCCATGCCGCCGGCGGAACGGTAATGATGGAAGCGGCGCTCGAGGGGCTAGAAGCGGGAACGCCAAGCGGATCGCGCCGTCCATATTGCATCGCCGTTACGCAGCTGACAAGCACAAACGAGCAAATGCTTCGCGATGAGCTTTGGATTGACCAGCCGATGGAGGAAACGGTGCTTCATTACGCACGGCTTGCGAAACAAAGCGGGCTTGATGGTGTCGTCTGCTCGGCAAAAGAAGTGCCGCTTATTCGTAAGTATTGCGGAGAAGCCTTTTTGACCGTTACCCCAGGGATTCGTTTTGCCGATGACGAGAAAAATGACCAAGTCCGCGTCGTGACGCCATATGAAGCAAAAAAACTTGGCGCAAGCTTTATCGTTATTGG
This window contains:
- the carB gene encoding carbamoyl-phosphate synthase large subunit, producing the protein MPKRQDIKTILVIGSGPIVIGQAAEFDYAGTQACLALKEEGYKVILVNSNPATIMTDTEIADKVYMEPLTFEFLARIIRKERPDAILPTLGGQTGLNLAVELAKAGVLEECGVEILGTKLEAIEKAEDREQFRALMNELGEPVPESEIIHSLEEAYAFVEKVGYPVIVRPAFTLGGTGGGICTNEEELIDIVSTGLKLSPVHQCLLEKSIAGYKEIEYEVMRDANDNAIVVCNMENIDPVGIHTGDSIVVAPSQTLSDREYQLLRNASLRIIRALGIEGGCNVQLALDPHSFHYYVIEVNPRVSRSSALASKATGYPIAKLAAKIAVGLTLDEIINPVTGKTYACFEPALDYVVTKIPRFPFDKFESANRRLGTQMKATGEVMAIGRTFEESLLKAVRSLETGVYHLELKDVENISDELIEKRIRKAGDERLFYIAEALRRGFTVEQIYEWSQIDRFFLTKIENIVRFETVIRDYKGDIEVLRKAKQMGFSDVAIAKLWNKSERDIYEMRKQAGIIPVYKMVDTCAAEFESETPYYYSTYEDENESVVTARESVVVLGSGPIRIGQGIEFDYATVHSVWAIKEAGYEAIIINNNPETVSTDFSISDKLYFEPLTIEDVMHVIDLEKPVGVIVQFGGQTAINLAAELAARGVRILGTSLEDLDRAEDRDKFEQTLSELGIPQPQGKTAFSVEEAVRIAEEIGYPVLVRPSYVLGGRAMEIVYQEEELLHYMEHAVKVNPQHPVLIDRYLIGKEIEVDAISDGETVFIPGIMEHIERAGVHSGDSIAVYPPQTLTKDIKQKIVDYTIKLARGLRIVGLLNIQFVMYQNEVYVLEVNPRSSRTVPFLSKITGVPMANIATKVILGAKLAGLGYETGLKQESEGVYVKAPVFSFAKLRNVDISLGPEMKSTGEVIGKDATFEKALYKGLVASGIHIRPYGAVLLTVADKDKEDAIELARRFYQIGYQLLATNGTAEALKAAGIPVTVVNKIHSASPNILDVIRQGKAQVVINTLTKGKQPESDGFRIRREAVENGIPCLTSLDTARAMLQVIESMTFSTTAMTQGLVRA
- a CDS encoding dihydroorotate dehydrogenase, yielding MNRLAVELPGLSLKNPIMPASGCFGFGREYARFYDLSVLGAIMIKATTREPRFGNPTPRVAETPSGMLNAIGLQNPGLEKVMEEELPWLAQFDVPIIANIAGSTMEEYVEVAKHISKAPNVHALELNISCPNVKKGGIAFGTVPEIAAELTKLVKEVSEVPVYVKLSPNVTNIVEMAKAIEAAGADGLTMINTLLGMRIDVKTAKPILANRTGGLSGPAIKPIAIRMIYEVSQAVSIPIIGMGGIQTAEDVIEFFYAGASAVAIGTANFIDPFVCPNIIAELPALLDELGIGHISECTGRSWKKGGPSVYCGA
- a CDS encoding dihydroorotate dehydrogenase electron transfer subunit, whose protein sequence is MMKREPMTIVRHKPIAKNIYELTLSGRLVEEMNAPGQFVHVKVTPQTDPLLRRPLSLCRIDQDARECTLIYRKEGIGTTLLSEKRPGETVDVLGPLGNGFPLDAVAKGQRALLVGGGIGVPPLYELAKWLVKKEVTVTSVLGFQTKEVVFYEREFAEFGETYIATVDGSYGTKGFVTDVINERAISFDVLYACGPKPMLKALEQAFPHKEVYLSLEERMGCGIGACFACVCHVPGSETAYKKVCSDGPVFKAGEVVL
- the pyrF gene encoding orotidine-5'-phosphate decarboxylase; the encoded protein is MDHPFIVALDFPTLEEAKTFLQSFPHESLFVKVGMELYYQEGPAIIHYLKDQGHRIFLDLKLHDIPNTVKRAMQGLARLGVDLVNVHAAGGTVMMEAALEGLEAGTPSGSRRPYCIAVTQLTSTNEQMLRDELWIDQPMEETVLHYARLAKQSGLDGVVCSAKEVPLIRKYCGEAFLTVTPGIRFADDEKNDQVRVVTPYEAKKLGASFIVIGRSITRAENPVAAYERLQREWKGEEKE